One genomic region from Spirosoma sp. KCTC 42546 encodes:
- a CDS encoding GNAT family N-acetyltransferase, translating to MTVTIAQSDADIRRCVPAMLALRSHLTPDQAFDRIRAQQASDGFVLAFVDTGNPSETVPAVIGYRYLNFLYSGKTLYIDDLSTLPEGRGKGYANALLDFVIDQARQSGCQCVSLDSGQNPGRYDAHRLYLNKRFNIASHHFKLDL from the coding sequence ATGACCGTAACGATTGCTCAATCCGATGCCGATATTCGGCGCTGTGTGCCTGCTATGCTGGCCTTACGTTCCCACCTGACACCTGACCAGGCTTTTGACCGAATTCGCGCTCAACAAGCCAGCGACGGCTTCGTACTTGCCTTTGTGGATACGGGGAATCCATCGGAAACGGTTCCTGCGGTAATTGGCTATCGGTATTTGAATTTCCTATACAGCGGCAAAACGCTGTATATCGACGATTTGTCGACCCTACCCGAAGGACGTGGTAAAGGATACGCCAACGCCTTACTTGATTTCGTGATCGATCAGGCACGGCAATCGGGTTGCCAGTGTGTATCGCTCGATTCAGGACAGAATCCGGGCCGTTATGACGCCCACCGCTTATACCTGAATAAACGATTTAATATTGCCAGTCATCATTTTAAACTGGATTTGTAA
- a CDS encoding ABC transporter permease encodes MNLFRISWSNLKDKPLSSFLSGLLMTFGITIISLLLLLNKQLDDQFRKNIKGIDMVLGAKGSPLQLILSSIYQIDSPVGNIPLDEAERLTRNPMIKTAIPLSMGDNYQSFRILGTNKKYLDHFEATVGQGKLFEQNLEVVIGPRVAAVTGLKIGDTFSGSHGLDKEGEVHAGSKYKVVGILNPTNTVTDQLILTPLSSIWAIHDHGHEEGEAHEEEGHEEAPHEITSMLIKFRNPMGMMVARGINSNSKLQAALPNIEINRLFTLLGVGVETLRGLAIVIMLISGVSVFVSLYNSLKERRYEMALMLSMGATRAQLFGMLLLEGLVLALIGFGLGILLSRVGLWLFSSSVSEDYHYNLAAFGILPEEWILLGVAILIGLIAAALPAIGVYRMNISRTLAED; translated from the coding sequence ATGAATCTTTTTCGAATTAGTTGGAGTAATCTAAAAGATAAGCCTCTAAGCAGTTTTCTGAGCGGGTTGCTGATGACCTTTGGCATCACGATTATTTCGCTGTTGTTATTGCTGAACAAGCAATTGGACGACCAGTTTCGGAAAAATATCAAAGGAATCGATATGGTTCTGGGTGCCAAAGGGAGCCCACTTCAACTAATTCTGTCGAGTATTTATCAAATTGATTCACCGGTCGGTAATATCCCGCTCGATGAAGCCGAACGGCTCACCCGCAATCCGATGATTAAAACGGCCATCCCGCTGTCTATGGGCGATAATTATCAGTCGTTCCGGATTTTGGGTACGAACAAGAAATACCTCGATCATTTTGAAGCAACGGTTGGGCAAGGGAAGTTATTCGAGCAGAATTTAGAGGTAGTCATTGGCCCCCGCGTTGCTGCTGTTACCGGCTTAAAAATTGGCGATACCTTTTCAGGTTCACATGGCCTGGATAAAGAGGGCGAAGTTCATGCCGGCTCAAAATATAAGGTCGTGGGTATTCTGAACCCAACTAATACAGTTACAGACCAACTTATTCTGACTCCTCTTTCAAGTATCTGGGCTATTCATGACCACGGTCACGAAGAAGGTGAAGCCCATGAGGAAGAAGGGCACGAGGAAGCCCCTCACGAGATTACGAGTATGCTTATAAAGTTCCGAAATCCAATGGGTATGATGGTTGCAAGGGGCATTAACAGCAACTCAAAACTTCAGGCAGCCTTACCCAATATTGAAATCAACCGGCTGTTTACGTTACTGGGCGTTGGCGTTGAAACCTTACGTGGATTAGCTATTGTGATTATGCTTATTTCGGGCGTTAGCGTATTCGTATCTCTGTACAATTCATTGAAAGAACGACGCTACGAAATGGCCCTGATGCTATCTATGGGTGCTACGCGAGCGCAATTATTCGGCATGCTCTTACTCGAAGGCTTAGTATTGGCATTAATTGGTTTTGGCTTAGGCATTTTGCTGAGCCGCGTTGGCCTGTGGCTCTTTTCAAGCAGCGTTTCAGAAGATTATCATTACAACCTGGCCGCATTTGGCATCCTTCCTGAAGAATGGATCTTATTGGGCGTAGCCATTCTAATTGGCTTAATAGCCGCTGCCCTCCCCGCTATAGGCGTCTACCGCATGAATATTTCCCGAACCCTGGCAGAGGATTAA
- the kaiC gene encoding circadian clock protein KaiC, translating into MSLTRSNKHNSPLKPLPKTPTGIVGLDEITHGGLPAGRPTLICGSAGSGKTLFSIEFIVRGAMDHDEPGVFMAFEEKTEELAQNVASLGFDLDQLQKDKLVKLDHVHIERSEIEETGEYDLDGLFIRLGYAIDSIGAKRVVLDTIENLFAGLTNQGILRAELRRLFEWLKEKKVTTIITGEKGDGTLTRHGLEEYVSDCVILLDHRVTNQISTRLLRIVKYRGSTHGTNEYPFLINEKGISVLPVTSLTLDHPVSSERISSGIYTLDKMLDGKGFFRGSSILVSGTAGTGKTSIAASFADASCRRNERCIYFAFEESPQQIIRNMRSIGLDLQHHIDKGLLKFQASRPTLNGLEMHLVSIHSQIQEFKPSTVILDPITNLITVGSVSDVKSMLMRLIDFLQAEQITVLFTALSLNNVVNEQTDEGVSSLVDAWLLVRDIESNGERNRGMYIMKSRGMKHSNQVREFIITDKGMEMVDVYLGPEGVLTGSAREAQQLQEETGIVLREHALSRKDREIERKRLVLESKITSLKEEFESVQDELNKTYIEDELRKEVLDKNREQMTRSRHKE; encoded by the coding sequence ATGAGTTTAACGAGATCAAACAAACACAATAGCCCCTTAAAGCCCCTGCCTAAAACGCCAACTGGTATTGTAGGGCTGGATGAAATAACACATGGAGGTCTACCCGCAGGCCGTCCAACCCTCATTTGCGGCAGTGCTGGCAGTGGTAAAACCCTGTTCTCTATTGAATTTATTGTTCGAGGAGCAATGGATCATGATGAACCGGGTGTCTTTATGGCTTTTGAGGAAAAAACGGAAGAACTAGCCCAGAATGTGGCGTCATTGGGATTTGATCTTGACCAGCTTCAAAAAGATAAGCTGGTCAAACTTGATCACGTCCATATTGAACGAAGCGAAATCGAAGAAACGGGCGAATATGACCTGGACGGGCTTTTTATCCGCCTAGGCTATGCTATTGATAGTATAGGTGCCAAACGAGTTGTGCTGGATACAATTGAAAATCTGTTTGCTGGCCTAACGAATCAGGGCATTCTACGCGCCGAACTAAGACGCTTGTTCGAATGGCTGAAAGAAAAGAAGGTAACCACTATTATTACGGGCGAAAAAGGAGATGGAACCCTAACCCGTCATGGGCTTGAGGAGTATGTGTCTGACTGCGTTATTTTACTTGACCATCGGGTTACCAACCAAATTTCTACCCGACTTCTGCGTATTGTCAAGTATCGAGGATCAACGCATGGTACGAATGAATATCCCTTTTTGATTAATGAAAAGGGGATTTCTGTATTACCTGTTACGTCCTTAACGCTGGATCATCCTGTTTCGTCCGAGCGAATTTCGTCGGGTATCTATACCCTGGATAAAATGCTGGATGGCAAAGGCTTTTTTCGCGGAAGCAGCATTCTGGTCTCCGGCACGGCAGGTACGGGCAAAACCAGCATTGCGGCCTCGTTTGCCGATGCCTCCTGTCGGCGCAATGAACGATGTATCTATTTTGCCTTCGAAGAATCTCCGCAGCAGATCATTCGGAATATGCGCTCTATTGGTCTCGACCTGCAGCATCATATTGATAAAGGGTTATTGAAATTCCAGGCTTCCAGGCCCACACTTAATGGACTGGAGATGCATCTGGTATCTATTCACAGCCAGATTCAGGAATTTAAGCCATCCACAGTCATTCTGGACCCAATTACTAATCTGATTACGGTTGGTTCAGTTAGTGATGTAAAGTCGATGTTGATGCGGCTGATTGATTTTCTACAAGCCGAGCAAATTACAGTTCTATTCACGGCGCTCTCCTTAAACAATGTTGTTAACGAGCAAACTGACGAAGGCGTATCATCGCTGGTGGATGCCTGGTTATTGGTTCGGGATATTGAGTCTAACGGTGAACGTAACCGAGGGATGTATATCATGAAGTCCAGGGGCATGAAGCATTCCAATCAGGTTCGGGAATTTATCATCACTGATAAAGGAATGGAAATGGTAGATGTTTATTTAGGGCCAGAAGGCGTATTAACCGGTTCGGCCCGGGAAGCCCAGCAACTACAGGAAGAAACAGGTATTGTTCTGCGTGAACATGCCCTTAGCCGGAAAGACCGTGAAATTGAGCGTAAGCGGTTAGTTCTCGAATCAAAAATAACCAGCCTGAAAGAAGAATTCGAATCGGTACAGGACGAGTTAAATAAGACCTATATCGAGGATGAATTACGTAAAGAGGTACTGGATAAGAATCGGGAGCAAATGACTCGTAGCCGCCATAAGGAGTAA
- a CDS encoding S9 family peptidase, protein MYNLYLATLIFLLHVCSYGQTTPPSQTASPAPVDLNERVRMLEENLRFSDQGLAKSIDDLLWYQKLGDIAIIDKVRYASKPPHVIKNPTGQGANNPVVIPAYTFVSRKFASAKKLPLLIFVHDGVHGDFSTLYAHVVRELVDQGYLILAPEYRGSVGYGGTFYNQIDYGDYENDDVLAGKRWAVENMPQVDADRVGIIGWSHGGMISLMNIFDHPEDYKVAYAGVPVTDIIARLGYKPASYRTIFSAATHIGKDPSDNVAEYRRRSPVWNAQKLKTPLLIHTNTNDEDVNVLEVESLINALKAHEKKFEYKIYQDAPGGHSFNRLDTKLARDSREEIYKFLARYLTPPAAK, encoded by the coding sequence ATGTACAACCTGTATCTCGCTACATTAATTTTCCTCCTTCACGTCTGTAGTTATGGACAAACAACCCCACCCAGCCAAACGGCATCACCCGCACCCGTTGATTTGAACGAACGTGTTCGGATGCTGGAAGAAAATCTACGCTTCTCAGATCAGGGGTTGGCAAAAAGCATCGATGACTTACTGTGGTACCAAAAACTGGGCGACATAGCCATTATTGACAAGGTTCGATATGCCAGTAAGCCTCCGCATGTCATCAAAAACCCAACCGGTCAGGGAGCCAATAACCCTGTTGTAATTCCAGCTTACACCTTTGTGTCCCGGAAGTTTGCATCGGCCAAAAAACTACCTCTACTTATTTTCGTGCATGATGGTGTACATGGCGATTTCAGTACGCTCTATGCACATGTTGTTCGGGAGTTGGTAGATCAGGGATACCTCATCCTGGCCCCGGAATATAGAGGGAGCGTTGGCTATGGCGGAACCTTCTATAATCAAATAGATTACGGCGATTACGAAAACGACGACGTACTGGCAGGAAAACGATGGGCCGTTGAGAACATGCCCCAGGTAGATGCCGACCGGGTGGGTATTATCGGCTGGAGCCACGGAGGAATGATCTCATTGATGAATATTTTCGACCATCCCGAAGATTACAAAGTGGCGTATGCAGGTGTTCCTGTTACCGACATCATTGCCCGATTGGGATACAAACCCGCTAGCTATCGAACCATATTCTCGGCAGCTACCCACATTGGTAAAGACCCCTCCGATAATGTGGCCGAATATCGTCGGCGGTCGCCAGTCTGGAATGCGCAGAAACTGAAAACGCCCTTGCTTATTCATACTAACACGAATGATGAAGATGTGAATGTGCTGGAGGTTGAATCATTGATAAATGCTCTGAAAGCACACGAGAAAAAGTTTGAGTACAAGATTTATCAGGACGCGCCGGGTGGGCATAGCTTCAATCGACTCGATACGAAGCTGGCTCGTGATTCGCGCGAAGAGATATACAAGTTTCTGGCTCGCTATCTGACGCCACCTGCTGCAAAATGA
- a CDS encoding adenylate/guanylate cyclase domain-containing protein, with protein MNAKILVVDDETDLELLIKQKFRRQIREKKYEFIFAHDGVEALEMLAQQPDTDMVLTDINMPGMDGLTLLIKLHESNPMLKAVIVSAYGDMDNIRTAMNRGAFDFVTKPVNFEDLELTMAKTMEYIMQLRQTLQAIKENNILRMYVDESVLTFMNKPEFETSLSASETVVATVLFIDICGFTSISEREEPDTVVRLVNRYFDVMVKEILGQGGYVDKFMGDAVMAVFRGDYHFDRAIEAALAVRTQIATLEDSLVTNPTYHPQVSIGINTGEMVSGNIGSTALRRLDYTVIGDAVNTAQRLQSVAQPGQIVIAESAQQQVAESFTCERIGEVTLKNKSAPVVIYNVVG; from the coding sequence ATGAATGCCAAAATATTGGTGGTTGACGACGAGACGGATCTTGAATTACTGATCAAGCAAAAGTTTCGAAGACAGATTCGGGAAAAAAAATACGAATTCATCTTTGCCCATGATGGTGTAGAAGCACTGGAAATGCTGGCTCAGCAACCCGATACAGACATGGTGCTGACCGATATTAATATGCCAGGCATGGATGGCCTGACACTATTGATCAAGTTGCACGAAAGCAATCCAATGCTCAAAGCGGTGATCGTATCCGCCTACGGCGATATGGATAATATTCGTACAGCTATGAATCGGGGTGCGTTTGACTTCGTTACCAAACCTGTCAATTTCGAGGATCTGGAGTTGACAATGGCTAAAACGATGGAGTACATCATGCAGCTCCGGCAAACATTGCAGGCCATTAAGGAAAACAATATCCTGCGCATGTACGTGGATGAGTCGGTGCTGACGTTTATGAACAAGCCCGAATTTGAGACGTCGCTCTCGGCCAGTGAAACCGTAGTTGCCACCGTCCTATTCATTGATATTTGCGGGTTTACATCGATTTCAGAGCGAGAAGAACCTGATACGGTTGTCCGGTTGGTAAATCGGTATTTCGATGTGATGGTTAAGGAGATTCTTGGGCAGGGTGGCTACGTCGATAAATTTATGGGCGATGCGGTAATGGCTGTTTTCCGGGGAGACTACCATTTTGATCGGGCCATTGAGGCCGCGCTGGCGGTGCGGACGCAGATTGCTACGCTTGAAGATAGTCTGGTTACCAATCCCACTTATCATCCGCAAGTTTCCATCGGGATTAATACGGGTGAGATGGTATCGGGCAATATTGGTTCAACAGCCCTAAGAAGATTGGATTACACTGTTATTGGTGATGCGGTTAATACCGCTCAGCGATTACAATCGGTAGCACAACCCGGTCAAATTGTCATTGCCGAATCGGCACAGCAGCAAGTTGCCGAATCCTTCACCTGCGAACGCATTGGTGAAGTAACGCTAAAGAATAAATCTGCCCCTGTCGTAATTTATAACGTAGTGGGATAA
- a CDS encoding Hsp20/alpha crystallin family protein encodes MKAIENVFKGTGGQIDLLNTLYGGSSQTTMNVEREDERLIITLSAPGVKANSFNVLVEGSKLVLYTLLVSTSERQEEGTSQRLAVPMFLRVLDIPSFIDADHIEAVHEHGRVLVMLPFKDEEHLHRRIDIKNLF; translated from the coding sequence ATGAAAGCGATAGAAAACGTGTTTAAGGGAACCGGCGGACAGATCGACTTGCTGAATACCCTATATGGTGGGTCGAGTCAGACCACCATGAACGTTGAGCGGGAAGATGAACGCTTAATTATAACCCTATCTGCTCCGGGCGTAAAGGCCAACTCATTCAATGTGTTGGTTGAGGGCAGTAAACTCGTTCTCTATACATTGCTGGTCAGTACATCTGAGCGTCAGGAAGAGGGCACGAGCCAACGATTGGCTGTACCGATGTTCTTACGGGTTCTGGACATTCCGTCTTTTATTGACGCCGATCATATTGAGGCCGTTCACGAACACGGTAGGGTTCTGGTCATGCTGCCCTTCAAAGATGAAGAGCATCTGCATCGTAGGATCGACATCAAAAACTTATTTTAA
- a CDS encoding circadian clock KaiB family protein, which translates to MIEPSRTGDTDPDSEDCLYVLHLFVTGASLHSTRAITNIKHICESYLPGKYSLEIIDVYQQKERAEQEQLIALPLLIKRLPLPERRLVGDLSDTEKVLNGLGISRK; encoded by the coding sequence ATGATTGAGCCATCAAGAACCGGGGATACCGATCCAGATTCGGAAGATTGTCTCTATGTATTGCATTTATTTGTAACTGGAGCGTCCTTGCATTCAACCCGGGCCATTACGAACATTAAGCACATCTGTGAGTCATATCTCCCGGGTAAGTACTCGCTGGAAATAATTGATGTGTATCAGCAAAAGGAGCGGGCAGAACAGGAACAACTAATTGCTCTGCCTCTATTAATAAAACGTTTGCCCCTGCCTGAACGAAGGTTAGTTGGTGATCTGTCCGATACAGAAAAGGTACTCAACGGATTAGGAATTTCCAGGAAATAA
- the hemC gene encoding hydroxymethylbilane synthase: MHIKVGTRSSRLAIWQADYIQTLLQQAGLTSELVLIETKGDLVLDRSLAKIGSKGVFTQELEDQLRDGSIDIAVHSAKDLPSSLPPDLGIIAFTERELANDVLVSRNKEVSLRGGPVFRIGTSSTRRVAMLKHYCPHLTTVDMRGNLQTRIRKLDEGQCDALLLAYAGVHRMGYDDLIVEHLPITEFTPAVGQGSVAIEVATSLDSQVSEALTRIINHEPTAACLRAERAFLARLEGGCSIPSFALAQWTSDQMISLTGGLVSLDGSQLLRETFSGTPEEAPLLGHSLAESILERGGDELLQQIRQQL, encoded by the coding sequence ATGCATATTAAAGTTGGAACGCGAAGCAGCCGATTAGCCATCTGGCAGGCAGACTACATACAAACGTTACTTCAGCAAGCGGGCTTAACCTCCGAGTTGGTACTCATTGAAACCAAAGGCGATTTGGTACTCGACCGGTCGCTAGCTAAGATTGGGAGCAAGGGTGTGTTTACACAGGAACTTGAAGACCAACTGCGCGATGGCAGCATCGATATTGCTGTTCATAGTGCCAAAGACCTTCCCTCAAGCCTCCCTCCCGATTTGGGAATCATTGCCTTTACCGAGCGTGAACTGGCTAACGATGTGTTGGTTAGCCGAAACAAAGAGGTATCTCTGCGCGGAGGCCCGGTATTTCGCATTGGCACATCGTCTACACGACGGGTAGCCATGCTCAAACACTATTGCCCACACCTGACTACGGTTGATATGCGCGGTAATCTGCAAACGCGTATTCGCAAACTCGACGAAGGTCAATGCGATGCACTGCTGCTTGCCTATGCGGGCGTTCATCGGATGGGGTATGATGACCTGATTGTAGAACACCTGCCCATCACCGAATTTACGCCCGCTGTTGGCCAGGGGAGCGTAGCTATTGAGGTAGCCACTTCGCTGGATAGTCAGGTTTCTGAAGCCCTCACCCGAATCATTAATCATGAGCCGACTGCGGCCTGTTTACGGGCTGAGCGTGCATTTCTGGCCAGACTGGAAGGCGGATGTAGTATTCCATCGTTCGCGCTGGCTCAGTGGACCAGCGACCAGATGATCAGCCTAACGGGCGGTTTGGTTAGTCTAGACGGTAGCCAACTGCTCCGCGAAACCTTTTCCGGCACACCCGAAGAAGCCCCATTATTAGGCCATTCATTAGCCGAAAGCATTCTGGAACGTGGGGGTGATGAATTACTGCAACAAATCCGCCAACAACTATGA
- a CDS encoding response regulator, whose translation MMKILVVDDETDVKDLFLQRFRREIRNAEFKLDFANSGEEALSYLADHQSEVILILSDINMPGMSGFELLRHIREGFKTPPPPVVMMITAYGDPESQEQAVKLGANDFLTKPLDFTVLKQKLHDLA comes from the coding sequence ATGATGAAAATTTTAGTTGTTGACGATGAAACAGACGTAAAAGACTTGTTTCTTCAGCGGTTCCGTCGCGAAATTCGTAATGCAGAATTTAAATTAGACTTTGCCAATTCAGGTGAAGAGGCTCTTTCCTACCTGGCCGATCATCAATCGGAGGTTATCTTGATCCTGTCTGATATTAATATGCCCGGTATGAGTGGCTTTGAATTATTACGCCATATTCGGGAGGGTTTTAAGACACCTCCACCACCCGTTGTTATGATGATTACAGCCTACGGTGACCCGGAGTCACAGGAACAGGCTGTTAAATTGGGAGCCAACGATTTTCTGACGAAACCGCTCGACTTTACGGTTCTCAAACAAAAACTACACGATTTAGCATGA
- a CDS encoding circadian clock KaiB family protein, with protein sequence MKTKEEIWELRLYIAGNTPKSQTALSNLKKYCEEHLKGKYIIEVIDLLVKPQLAEGDQIFAVPTLVKKVPEPIRKIIGDLSNEEKVLVGLNIRPAIK encoded by the coding sequence ATGAAAACAAAAGAAGAAATCTGGGAGTTGCGACTCTACATTGCCGGAAATACCCCTAAATCTCAAACGGCTCTGAGCAATTTAAAGAAGTACTGCGAGGAGCACTTAAAGGGTAAATACATTATTGAGGTGATTGATTTATTGGTGAAGCCCCAATTGGCCGAAGGCGACCAGATTTTTGCCGTGCCAACCTTAGTGAAAAAAGTACCCGAGCCCATTCGAAAGATTATTGGTGACCTATCGAATGAGGAAAAAGTCTTAGTAGGATTGAACATTCGTCCGGCAATTAAGTAG
- a CDS encoding Pycsar system effector family protein: protein MAPTPQENQIDVGANPPSPTQIPEIPTLKKSKKEKNKKASKGVETLFRTTLSNHMKLSEMADRKANLMISINTIIVSIIISAYARKYDAPDNLLIPSLLLLAVCLVTIIVSLIATNPTISPIKKRNSIPEDRPIDLLFFGYYSQLSLDEYRKKLRKLLSNDDDLYTSLINNIYAQGQVLARKYRLLKFAYQFFMIGFSVVVITVVIALLATYYS from the coding sequence ATGGCTCCAACACCGCAGGAAAACCAAATTGACGTAGGAGCAAACCCGCCCTCCCCCACACAAATACCTGAAATCCCAACGCTTAAAAAGTCAAAAAAAGAAAAAAATAAGAAAGCCAGTAAAGGGGTTGAAACACTATTTCGAACCACACTGTCGAACCATATGAAACTCAGTGAGATGGCCGATCGAAAGGCCAATCTGATGATTTCTATCAATACCATTATTGTTTCCATCATCATTTCAGCTTACGCCCGAAAATACGATGCCCCAGATAACCTGCTTATCCCTAGTTTACTATTGCTGGCGGTCTGTCTGGTTACCATTATTGTTTCATTGATTGCAACCAATCCAACGATTTCGCCCATAAAAAAGCGAAACAGTATACCGGAGGATCGCCCAATTGATTTGCTGTTCTTCGGCTACTATTCCCAGCTTTCGTTAGACGAGTATCGCAAAAAACTGCGCAAACTGCTCAGCAACGATGATGACCTTTATACTAGTCTGATCAATAATATATATGCTCAGGGGCAGGTTCTGGCCCGAAAATACCGGCTACTCAAATTTGCCTACCAGTTTTTTATGATTGGCTTCTCGGTGGTCGTCATCACCGTTGTGATAGCCCTGCTCGCTACGTATTATAGCTAA
- a CDS encoding RNA polymerase sigma factor: MQVALTDEEMIRQYLPTQPDHCFEALYNRYVKKVYRRCLSMTNDSLQAEDFTHDIFLKVFHKLDAFQQRSSFSTWLYSIAYNYCADQIKLAKRLPTTTLEGGLDWHGADPMEAQLHEETLQIVRQAMETLSVDERKLLRLKYEDNMSIEEIAQLYDLKLSAVKMRLKRSREKVQRLCAQQCHS; the protein is encoded by the coding sequence ATGCAGGTTGCGTTAACCGACGAAGAGATGATTCGGCAGTACTTACCTACTCAGCCCGATCACTGCTTCGAAGCCCTTTATAACCGGTATGTCAAGAAAGTTTACCGGCGATGCCTGTCAATGACCAATGATTCGTTACAGGCCGAAGATTTTACCCACGATATTTTTTTGAAAGTATTCCATAAACTGGATGCTTTTCAACAACGGTCAAGCTTTTCGACCTGGCTTTATTCAATCGCATATAACTACTGCGCCGACCAGATCAAGCTTGCCAAACGATTGCCAACCACCACCCTGGAAGGAGGTCTGGATTGGCACGGAGCTGACCCAATGGAAGCCCAATTGCACGAAGAAACGCTCCAGATTGTCAGACAGGCGATGGAAACCCTTTCTGTTGATGAGCGTAAGCTGCTCCGTTTAAAGTACGAAGACAATATGAGCATCGAAGAAATTGCTCAGTTGTATGATCTCAAGCTTAGTGCGGTTAAAATGAGACTTAAGCGGAGCCGGGAGAAGGTGCAGCGTTTGTGTGCGCAACAGTGCCATAGCTAA
- a CDS encoding ATP-binding protein translates to MSGSKTYEQLVAENESLRWQLEEANETIQAIRTGQIDALVVEGEDGHELYTLKTADQTYRIFIETMNEGAVTLNRDGLILYSNSTFALMVDLPLSKVIGLSFDQFIAPDSREEFDALFKGVWKGNRKIEFTLSSTQKVVPCQLSATALELDGGVCLSMILTDLTLQKETQQLLKVNNEQLARANTALQVSNQALNRSNSNLQQFAYIASHDLQEPLRKIQSFGDLLKSQFAAQLGDGVNHLERMQVAAGRMSTLIKDLLSFSRISTQQNTTALVSLTGVVNMVLTDLELRIQETGAVVKVDPLPTIQGDKSQLEQLFQNLLSNALKFRRADVIPQIQVSSQTIAASEIPDSIKPTHQADTYYQINVSDNGIGFDQKYVDRIFQVFQRLHSKSEFAGTGIGLAICEKVAANHGGAITAHSEPSQGTTFQVYFPTEGNI, encoded by the coding sequence ATGAGTGGGTCTAAAACATATGAGCAACTGGTAGCAGAGAATGAAAGTCTACGCTGGCAACTCGAAGAAGCAAATGAAACGATACAGGCGATTCGAACCGGCCAGATCGATGCATTGGTTGTGGAAGGCGAAGATGGTCATGAACTTTATACCCTAAAAACTGCGGATCAGACCTACCGTATTTTTATTGAAACAATGAATGAAGGGGCCGTAACCCTCAACAGAGATGGCCTTATTTTATATAGCAATTCAACCTTTGCCTTAATGGTAGATTTGCCTTTATCGAAAGTTATTGGCTTATCATTTGATCAATTTATCGCTCCTGATTCCAGGGAGGAGTTTGACGCTTTGTTTAAAGGTGTCTGGAAAGGTAATCGGAAGATTGAATTTACGCTTAGCAGTACTCAAAAAGTAGTACCCTGCCAGCTCTCCGCCACTGCCCTGGAACTAGATGGTGGCGTTTGCCTGAGTATGATTCTTACTGATTTGACACTACAAAAGGAAACTCAGCAGTTATTAAAAGTAAACAACGAGCAGCTCGCCAGAGCAAATACAGCACTTCAGGTTAGTAATCAGGCGTTAAACCGGTCCAATAGCAATCTTCAGCAGTTCGCCTACATTGCCAGTCATGACCTACAGGAGCCTTTACGAAAGATTCAGTCCTTTGGCGATCTGCTAAAAAGCCAGTTTGCCGCCCAGTTAGGTGACGGAGTCAACCATCTGGAGCGTATGCAGGTTGCGGCCGGCCGAATGTCAACCCTAATTAAAGACCTACTGAGTTTTTCGCGCATTTCTACCCAACAGAACACAACAGCTCTTGTTTCATTGACGGGGGTAGTCAATATGGTCTTAACGGATCTGGAACTACGCATCCAGGAAACAGGTGCTGTGGTAAAAGTTGACCCATTGCCTACTATACAAGGCGATAAATCGCAGTTGGAACAGTTATTTCAGAATTTACTGAGTAATGCACTGAAGTTTCGCCGGGCCGATGTTATCCCTCAAATTCAAGTCAGCTCTCAAACGATAGCTGCTTCAGAAATTCCCGATTCAATCAAGCCAACACACCAGGCTGATACCTACTACCAAATCAACGTTTCAGACAATGGAATTGGCTTTGATCAGAAGTATGTCGATCGCATATTTCAGGTTTTCCAGCGGTTGCATAGCAAAAGTGAATTTGCAGGCACAGGTATTGGCTTAGCCATTTGCGAAAAGGTAGCCGCCAATCATGGCGGGGCAATTACGGCTCATAGTGAACCTAGCCAAGGCACTACGTTCCAGGTTTATTTCCCCACAGAAGGTAACATATAG